From Stigmatopora nigra isolate UIUO_SnigA chromosome 5, RoL_Snig_1.1, whole genome shotgun sequence, a single genomic window includes:
- the LOC144197093 gene encoding ubiquitin-conjugating enzyme E2 R2-like yields MAQHGNPVASSQKALMLEMKSLQDEPVEGFKITLVNESDMYNWEVAIFGPPNTHYEGGYFKALLKFPVDYPYSPPSFRFLTKMWHPNIYENGEVCISILHPPVDDPHSGELPSERWNPTQNVRTILLSVISLLNEPNTFSPANVDASVMYRRWRESKGEDQEYIEIIRKQVQATKSEADLDGVKVPVTLEEYCIRTKVPATDDGSSLLYYDSASQLYDDDSTLLYEDDDEGEGECDNYGDIRYTDTDSEYEIDTGGK; encoded by the exons ATGGCTCAGCATGGAAATCCTGTAGCCAGTTCCCAGAAAGCACTCATGCTGGAGATGAAAAGTCTCCAGGACGAGCCGGTGGAGGGCTTCAAAATCACTCTGGTCAACGAGTCGGACATGTACAACTGGGAAGTGGCGATATTTGGACCGCCGAACACGCACTACGAAGGTGGTTATTTTAAG GCTTTGCTCAAGTTCCCGGTGGACTATCCGTACTCTCCCCCTTCTTTCCGTTTCCTCACCAAAATGTGGCACCCTAACATTTATGAG AACGGCGAAGTGTGCATTTCCATCCTGCACCCCCCAGTGGACGACCCCCATAGCGGTGAGCTGCCTTCAGAGCGGTGGAACCCCACGCAAAATGTCAG GACCATCTTACTCAGTGTCATTTCCCTCCTCAACGAGCCCAACACCTTCTCGCCTGCCAATGTCGATGCTTCCGTCATGTACCGCAGGTGGAGGGAGAGCAAAGGCGAGGACCAGGAATACATTGAAATCATCAG GAAGCAGGTGCAGGCCACCAAAAGCGAAGCCGACCTTGACGGCGTCAAGGTTCCCGTCACGCTGGAGGAATACTGCATCCGCACCAAAGTGCCAGCCACGGACGACGGCTCCAGCCTGTTGTACTACGACAGCGCCAGCCAGTTGTACGACGACGACTCCACCCTCTTGTACGAAGACGACGACGAGGGCGAGGGCGAGTGCGACAACTACGGGGACATTCGTTATACCGACACGGACTCGGAATATGAGATTGACACTGG GGGGAAGTGA
- the LOC144196730 gene encoding C2 calcium-dependent domain-containing protein 4C yields MWVLDKIRGSVETGVLRHGDNADKKGAVAAPYSNILTPDKIPDFFIPPKLVSYPPEPEAFPPETPQPSSSSEQAVGKKTGVPKSPRLVSKLTGDTKNLLKAANRHIIQIESADDMGGDTNADPQSQTAMSLPYVPKTQTSYGFTTLKESPHTRRKESLFHTDVISPMTSPNIPRKTKSDRLNPADFNASHMNPYRYFSGGESDTCSSAESSPFGSPLLSRSASLLKLFTHETQAKVVKAKRSFARHSSLSTDECSSAEPSPGVQRRLHIPSFHCGGSPAPEHSSQREHTVNLHKGGSVRISAHYDAGTSRLRVRVLAAESLYDKHFDIKSINCCVSVYLNPGKMQKQRSNIIKNSRNPVFNEDFFFDAVSPLQVKNLSLKLKVVNKGTSLKRNTLLGEREVLLSKLLSGV; encoded by the coding sequence ATGTGGGTTCTGGACAAGATCCGCGGCTCGGTGGAAACGGGCGTGCTGCGACACGGGGACAACGCCGACAAGAAAGGAGCGGTGGCGGCCCCTTACAGCAACATCCTCACGCCCGACAAGATCCCAGACTTCTTCATCCCGCCCAAGCTGGTCAGCTACCCCCCCGAACCTGAGGCGTTTCCACCCGAGACCCCGCAGCCCTCGTCGTCGTCTGAGCAAGCGGTTGGGAAAAAGACAGGCGTCCCCAAGAGCCCCCGTTTGGTGTCCAAGCTAACCGGGGACACCAAGAACCTACTGAAGGCGGCCAACCGCCACATCATCCAGATCGAGAGCGCCGACGACATGGGCGGAGACACCAACGCCGACCCCCAGTCGCAGACGGCCATGTCGCTGCCCTACGTCCCCAAAACCCAGACCTCCTACGGTTTCACCACGTTGAAGGAGAGCCCCCACACTCGCCGCAAAGAGTCGCTCTTCCACACCGACGTGATCAGTCCCATGACCTCCCCCAACATTCCGAGGAAGACCAAGAGCGACCGGTTGAACCCGGCCGACTTCAACGCCTCGCACATGAACCCGTACCGCTACTTCAGCGGCGGTGAGAGCGACACGTGCTCGTCGGCCGAGTCGTCGCCCTTCGGCTCGCCCTTGCTGTCCCGCTCGGCCTCGTTGCTCAAGCTCTTCACCCACGAGACTCAAGCCAAGGTGGTGAAGGCCAAGCGTTCCTTCGCCCGCCACAGCTCGCTGTCCACCGACGAGTGCAGCTCCGCTGAGCCCAGCCCGGGCGTCCAACGGCGTCTTCACATTCCCTCATTCCACTGCGGCGGCTCGCCGGCGCCGGAGCACAGTTCCCAGCGGGAGCACACAGTCAACTTGCACAAGGGTGGCAGCGTCCGCATAAGCGCCCACTATGACGCCGGGACGTCGCGCCTGCGCGTCCGTGTCCTGGCGGCCGAGAGTCTTTACGACAAACACTTTGACATCAAGAGCATCAACTGCTGCGTGTCGGTTTACCTGAACCCCGGCAAGATGCAGAAGCAACGTAGCAACATCATCAAGAACAGCCGCAACCCCGTCTTCAACGAGGACTTCTTCTTTGACGCCGTCAGCCCGCTGCAGGTCAAGAACCTCTCGCTCAAGCTCAAGGTGGTCAATAAAGGCACCAGTCTGAAACGGAACACTCTTCTGGGGGAGCGGGAAGTTCTCCTTTCCAAGTTGCTGTCAGGGGTTTGA